A genome region from Nycticebus coucang isolate mNycCou1 chromosome 22, mNycCou1.pri, whole genome shotgun sequence includes the following:
- the SDC3 gene encoding syndecan-3 has product MKPGPPHRAGAASGAGAGAGAAAGPGARGLLLPPLLLLLLAGRAAGAQRWRSENFERPVDLEGSGDDDSFPDDELDDLYSGSGSGYFEQESGIETAMRFSPDVALAVSTTPAVLPTMDIQPVGTPFEELPSERPTPEPATNPLVVTDVPEESSQRATTITTTMATTTAVTTGATTTAATTTGSPTVATVPATVAAAIPSTPATPPSTATTAIIRTTGIRRLLPLPLTTAATAQATIPGVLSPPTTVDVLDTEASMPRLVSTATSRSRALPRPTATQEPDAPERSTLPLGTTAPGPTEVAQTPAPESFLTTVRDEPEVPVSGGPSGDFELPEEETTQPDTANEVVAVGGAAAKPSPPPGTLPKGARPGPGLLDNAIDSGSSAAQLPQKSILERKEVLVAVIVGGVVGALFAAFLVTLLIYRMKKKDEGSYTLEEPKQASVTYQKPDKQEEFYA; this is encoded by the exons GCTCAGCGCTGGCGCAGTGAGAACTTCGAGAGGCCTGTGGACCTTGAGGGCTCCGGAGACGACGACTCCTTTCCTGATGATGAGCTGGACGACCTATACTCAGGGTCGGGTTCAGGCT ACTTCGAGCAGGAGTCGGGCATTGAGACAGCCATGCGGTTCAGCCCAGATGTGGCCCTGGCGGTGTCCACTACGCCTGCTGTGCTGCCTACTATGGACATCCAGCCTGTGGGCACTCCATTTGAAGAGCTCCCTTCTGAACGACCCACCCCGGAGCCAGCCACCAACCCCCTGGTGGTGACAGATGTCCCAGAAGAGTCCAGCCAGAGAGctactaccatcaccaccaccatggcCACCACTACTGCCGTGACCACAGGAGCCACAACCACAGCAGCCACCACCACAGGCTCCCCGACTGTGGCCACAGTGCCTGCTACAGTGGCTGCTGCCATCCCCAGCACCCCTGCGACACCCCCTTCCACAGCTACCACTGCCATCATAAGGACCACCGGCATACGGAGGCTTCTGCCTCTTCCACTGACCACGGCAGCCACAGCCCAGGCCACAATCCCTGGGGTGCTCTCCCCTCCCACTACAGTGGATGTCTTGGACACCGAGGCTTCCATGCCCAGGCTGGTCAGCACAGCTACCTCCCGGTCAAGAGCCCTTCCCAGGCCCACTGCCACCCAGGAGCCTGATGCCCCAGAGAGGAGCACTCTGCCCTTGGGAACCACTGCCCCTGGACCCACAGAGGTGGCTCAG ACCCCAGCTCCAGAGTCCTTCTTGACCACAGTCCGGGATGAGCCAGAGGTGCCAGTGAGCGGGGGGCCCAGTGGAGACTTTGAGCTGCCAGAGGAAGAGACCACACAGCCAGACACAGCCAATGAGGTGGTGGCTGTAGGAGGGGCTGCAGCCAAGCCATCACCTCCACCAGGGACACTGCCCAAGGGTGCCCGGCCAGGCCCTGGCCTCCTGGACAATGCCATCGACTCAGGCAGCTCAGCTGCTCAGCTGCCTCAGAAGAGCATCCTGGAGCGGAAGGAGGTGCTTGTAG CTGTCATTGTGGGCGGGGTGGTGGGCGCCCTCTTCGCTGCCTTCTTGGTCACACTGCTCATCTACCGCATGAAGAAGAAGGATGAGGGCAGCTACACACTGGAGGAGCCCAAGCAGGCGAGCGTCACATACCAGAAGCCTGACAAGCAGGAGGAGTTCTATGCCTAG